ACGGGCCGGCTACCGGGCCCTGGTGCTCACCGTCGACGCGCCCAAGGTCGGCCGCCGACTGCGCGACCTGCGCAACGGCTTCGCGCTGCCGCCCGGCATGACCGCCGCCAACCTGGCGCCCCGGCTCACCAGCGCCGCCGGGCAGGCCGCGCCCGGCCGCTCCGGCATCGAGGAGCACTCCCGGCAGCAGTTCGACCCGACGGTCACCTGGGCCGACCTGGCCTGGCTGCGGCGGCGCACCGAACTGCCGCTGCTGCTTAAGGGCGTGCTCACCGCCGAGGACGCCAGGCTCGCCGTGGAGCACGGCGTGGACGGCCTGGTCGTCTCCAACCACGGCGGCCGCCAGCTCGACGGCACCCCGCCCGCACTGGACGCCCTGGCCGAGGTGGTGGACGCCGTCCCGGCCGACCACCCGGTGCTGGTCGACGGCGGCCTGCGGCACGGCTCCGACCTCGCCAAGGCGCTGGCCCTGGGCGCCCGCGCCGCGCTGGTCGGCCGGCCCGTGCTGTGGGGCCTGGCGCACGGCGGCGCGGACGGCGCCCGGGCGGTGCTCGACCTGCTGCGCGAGGAACTGCTCGACACCATGGTGCTGGCCGGCCGGCCCACCCTCGCGGACCTCGACCGCGGCGCGCTCGCGCCCTGGCCGGCGGCCCCGCAGACGTACCGCTGAGCGCGCGTCCCTCTCCTTATATATAGGGGCCCGTGACGGAGCACCGACAAAGCACGTGAAAGAGAACGGAAGAACCCCCGTGACGCACACCGAATCCCGCGCCTCCGACACCCCGAGACCCTCGCCGCACCCGCCCCACCCGCCGCGCCCGCCGCGCCCACCGCACCCGCCGCGCCCGCCGCGCCCACCGCACCCGCCGCACCCGCCGCACCCGCCGCGGAGCTGTTCGCGGACTGGGACTGGGAGGACCCCGACGGCCTGGCCGCCCGCACCGACGCCTTCACCGAGGACCTCGCCCGGTGCACCACGATCGAACTGGTCCGCCCCGAAGTACCGCACACGCACCAGGACTTCCGGGACCTCGGCGTCACCGGCATCGAGTTCGCCGCGTTCCGCACCCGCCACCCGCAGGGCCTCGGCACCGACCTGGTCGGCCTGCACACCGACACCGAGGAGACCCGCCCCGGCCCGGTCTACCGGATCGACGGCACCAGCCTGTACACCCGGCTGGACATCGGCGCGCCGCTCCCGTTCGCCGACCACAGCGTCGACTGGGTGTACGCCGAGCACCTGATCGAGCACGTCCCGCTCGACACCGCCGTGCGCTGGCTCGCCGAGGTGCGCCGCGTCCTGCGCCCCGGCGGCCTGCTCCGCCTCACCACCCCCGACCTGGCCCGGTACGTCGAGGGCTACCTCGACGACCGCGAGCAGTTCTTCCGCCGCCACCGCCGCCGCCTGCGCACCATGCGGGTCGGACCGCCGATGCCGGAGCGGCGGGCCTTCATGCTGAACCAGATCTTCTACCACTTCGGCCACCGCTGGATCTACGACGAGGCCGAGCTGCGGTACGTCCTGGACCGCGCCGGCTACGGCGCGTTCACCGTCGTGCGGCAGGAGTTCCAGGCCGGCGCCCGACCGGACGTCGCCGCCCTCGACACCGCCTTCCGCAAGGACGAGTCGATCTACCTGGAGGCCGTCGCCCCCGGAGGAGCGCGCTGATGCCGCTGCACCCCCAGGCCGAAGCGGTGCGGGCCCGCCGCGCCGCCGCCGGCACCCCGCCGCTGTACACCCGCACCCTGGCCGAGGCCCGCGCCGCCGACCTCGCCGACCTGCGCGCCGCCACCGGCGCCGGCGAACCCGTCCACCGGGTCGAGGAGTCCACCGTCGAGGGCCCCGGCGGCCCGCTCGCGCTGCGCCGCTACCGGCCCGCGCCGCGCCCGCAGGACGCCCCGCCCGGCCCGGCCCTGCTCTACCTGTACGGCGGCGGCTGGGTGCTCGGCTCGCTGGAGACCGGCGACCCGGTCTGCCGCGCGCTGGCCAACGCCACCGGCGCCGACGTGTTCGCCGTCGGCTACCGGCACGCCCCCGAGCACCGCTTCCCCGCCGCCCTGCACGACTGCTGGGCCGCCCTCGACCGGATCGCCCGCCAGGCCCGCGGTGGGGCCTCGACCCGGCCCGGATCGCGGTCGGCGGCGACAGCGCCGGCGGCAACCTGGCCGCCGCCCTCACCCTGCTGGCCCGCGAACGCGGCGGCCCCGCGATCCTGCACCAGCTGCTGGTCTACCCCAACACCGACCACCGCGTCCCCGCCGACGGCGAGGCCGACCCGGCGCTGTTCAACCGGCACTCCGTGGCCTGGTACTGGTCGCACTACCTCGCCGACCCGGCCGACGGCGCGAACCCGCTGGCCTCCCCGCTGCGCGCCCCCTCGCTGGCCGGCCTGCCGCCCGCCACCGTGATCACCGCCGAGTACGACCCGCTGCGCGAGGAGGGCGAGGAGTACGCCGAGGCCCTGCGCGCCGCCGGCGTCCCCGTCGAACTGCGCCGCTACGACGGCATGCCGCACGGCTTCTTCGCCATGCCCGGCCTGCTGGACGACGGCCGCCGCGCCCAACTCTTCGCGGCCGAAAGGCTGGTGGCGGCCTACCGGACCGGCGCGGCGGAGGGCGCCCGATGACCAGGGTGCTGCACCTCGCCGACCTGCACGGCTCGCTGTCCGACCCGCTGCTGGACGCGATGACCTTCCTCAACGAGGTCACCGCCCGCTACCCCGAGGCCGTCTCCTTCGCCCCCGGCCGCCCGTACGAGGAGTTCTTCGACCCGGCGGACGTCCCCCGCCACCTGGAGACCTACCTGCGCCACCTGCGCGAGGAGCGCGGCCTGACCGACGGCCAGGTCCGCCGGGAGGTGTTCCAGTACGGGCGCACCAAGGGCCTGATCGCCCCGCTGATCGCCCGCGCGCTGGCCGCCGACGAGGGGATCGACACCGACCCCGAGGCGCTGGTGGTCACCGTCGGCGCCCAGGAGGGCATGCTGCTGGTGCTGCGCGCCCTGTGCGCCGGGCCGGACGACGTGCTGCTGGTCTCCGCGCCCTGCTACGTCGGCGTCACCGGCGCGGCCCGGCT
This is a stretch of genomic DNA from Kitasatospora fiedleri. It encodes these proteins:
- a CDS encoding alpha-hydroxy acid oxidase is translated as MVPLTLAEHGALAKARLPAVIWDFFEGAAGSEWTAEANLDAWRRYVLRPRALVDVSAPDCGTELFGDRLAAPYGVAPMAYHGLAHPDGECATARAAAGAGALLVTSIFAGCALERIAEAAPGAPRWLQLYWLRDREALAGIVRRAERAGYRALVLTVDAPKVGRRLRDLRNGFALPPGMTAANLAPRLTSAAGQAAPGRSGIEEHSRQQFDPTVTWADLAWLRRRTELPLLLKGVLTAEDARLAVEHGVDGLVVSNHGGRQLDGTPPALDALAEVVDAVPADHPVLVDGGLRHGSDLAKALALGARAALVGRPVLWGLAHGGADGARAVLDLLREELLDTMVLAGRPTLADLDRGALAPWPAAPQTYR
- a CDS encoding class I SAM-dependent methyltransferase, giving the protein MYAEHLIEHVPLDTAVRWLAEVRRVLRPGGLLRLTTPDLARYVEGYLDDREQFFRRHRRRLRTMRVGPPMPERRAFMLNQIFYHFGHRWIYDEAELRYVLDRAGYGAFTVVRQEFQAGARPDVAALDTAFRKDESIYLEAVAPGGAR
- a CDS encoding alpha/beta hydrolase fold domain-containing protein, encoding MAAALTLLARERGGPAILHQLLVYPNTDHRVPADGEADPALFNRHSVAWYWSHYLADPADGANPLASPLRAPSLAGLPPATVITAEYDPLREEGEEYAEALRAAGVPVELRRYDGMPHGFFAMPGLLDDGRRAQLFAAERLVAAYRTGAAEGAR